One genomic segment of Dromaius novaehollandiae isolate bDroNov1 chromosome 12, bDroNov1.hap1, whole genome shotgun sequence includes these proteins:
- the SEMA3B gene encoding semaphorin-3B isoform X1: MIRALLLLLCSPAVGTGRPPPPATPRLKLTFPELQARHGLRIYELERSCCYDVLLLDEERGRLFVGAKNHLVSLSLDNISQQDRKIYWPAPVEWREECNWAGKDINTECMNFVKILHSFNRTHLYACGTGAFHPTCAFVEVGQHTEDSVFKLDLRRAEDGKGKSPYDPRHAAASVLVGEELYSGVATDLMGRDFTIFRSLGSRPSIRTEQHDSRWLNEPKFVDVFWVPESENPDDDKIYFFFRETAVERQQGLGKTSFARIGQICRNDVGGQRSLVNKWTTFLKARLVCSVPGTDGADTHFDELRDVFLLQTRDKRNPLVYAIFSTSSSVFQGSAVCVYTMADIRRAFLGPFAHKEGPNYQWVSYQARVPYPRPGMCPSKTFGTFSSTKDFPDEVIQFARHHPLMYNPVLPHGQRPLFLQANTPHTFTRIAVDRVTAADGHYDVLFIGTDVGTVLKVVSVPKESWHNMEELLLEELQIFQDSSPITSLQISSKRQQLYTGSATAVAQLPLHRCSIYGKACAECCLARDPYCAWDGNSCTRYVPNTKRRFRRQDVRNGDPNMLCSEDPQLGSVPQKKLYGVEGSSAFLECVPKSLQARVLWTYQRASDAPKREVQLDERVVRTERGILLRSVQRADAGLYLCHATEHGFTQPLLQLLLEVISAQQAPGLASAGATDPAGPPGRKVWYQDFLQLVDHPPLGAMDKACERLWSRGSPLARRRPLLPPPLSAKARPPKWRQGEEPRKARSRRTHEAPRAERGPRNASPW, from the exons ATGATCCGcgcgctgctcctgctgctgtgcagTCCTGCTGTGGGCACTGGGCGCCCGccaccccctgccaccccccgccTCAAACTGACCTTCCCAG AGCTGCAGGCCCGCCACGGGCTGCGCATCTATGAGCTGGAGCGCTCGTGCTGCTATGACGTGCTGCTGCTGGACGAGGAGCGCGGTCGCCTCTTTGTGGGGGCCAAGAACCACCTGGTGTCACTGAGCCTCGACAACATCAGCCAGCAGGACAGGAAG ATCTACTGGCCAGCGCCTGTGGAGTGGAGGGAAGAGTGTAACTGGGCCGGCAAGGACATCAAT accGAGTGCATGAACTTCGTGAAGATCCTGCACTCCTTCAACCGGACCCATCTGTATGCCTGTGGCACGGGTGCCTTCCACCCCACCTGTGCTTTTGTGGAGGTCGGCCAGCACACAGAG GACTCTGTCTTCAAACTGGACCTGCGGCGTGCTGAGGATGGCAAGGGGAAGAGTCCGTATGACCCTCGGCATGCAGCTGCCTCCGTTCTAGTGG GTGAGGAGCTCTACTCCGGGGTGGCCACCGATCTGATGGGTCGTGACTTTACCATCTTCCGCAGCCTGGGCTCGCGCCCATCCATCCGCACCGAGCAGCACGACTCCCGCTGGCTCAACG AGCCCAAGTTCGTAGATGTTTTTTGGGTGCCTGAGAGCGAGAACCCTGATGATGACAAGATCTACTTCTTCTTCCGCGAGACGGCAGTGGAaaggcagcaggggctgggcaagACCAGCTTTGCCCGCATTGGCCAGATCTGCAGG AATGACGTGGGTGGGCAGCGGAGCCTGGTGAACAAGTGGACGACGTTCCTGAAGGCCCGACTGGTGTGCTCTGTGCCAGGCACTGATGGTGCAGACACCCACTTCGACGAGCTCC GTGACGTCTTCCTGCTGCAAACAAGGGACAAGCGCAACCCCCTGGTCTATGCCATCTTCTCTACCTCCAG CTCCGTTTTCCAGGGCTCAGCCGTCTGTGTCTATACCATGGCTGACATCCGCCGGGCTTTCCTGGGGCCCTTTGCGCACAAAGAGGGCCCCAACTACCAGTGGGTGTCGTACCAGGCTCGTGTGCCGTACCCCCGCCCGGGTATG TGCCCTAGCAAAACATTCGGCACCTTCAGCTCCACCAAGGACTTCCCGGATGAGGTGATCCAGTTCGCCCGGCACCATCCACTCATGTACAACCCGGTGCTACCTCACGGCCAGCGCCCCCTCTTCCTCCAGGCCAACACGCCCCACACTTTCACCCGCATCGCTGTGGACCGGGTCACAGCTGCTGATGGCCACTACGACGTCCTCTTCATTGGCACAG ATGTGGGAACGGTGCTGAAGGTGGTCTCGGTGCCCAAGGAGAGCTGGCACAACATGGAGGAATTGCTGCTGGAGGAGCTTCAGATCTTCCAG GACTCATCCCCTATCACCAGCCTGCAGATCTCCTCAAAGCGG CAACAGCTCTACACTGGCTCAGCCACAGCTgtggcccagctgcccctgcaccgctgCAGCATCTATGGCAAAGCCTGCGCAGAGTGCTGTCTGGCCCGGGACCCCTACTGCGCATGGGACGGCAACTCCTGCACCCGCTACGTGCCCAACACCAAAAG GCGTTTCCGCCGGCAGGACGTCCGCAACGGTGACCCCAACATGCTCTGCTCTGAAG ATCCCCAGCTGGGCAGCGTGCCCCAGAAGAAGCTGTATGGGGTAGAGGGCAGTAGTGCCTTCCTGGAGTGTGTGCCCAAGTCCCTGCAAGCCCGAGTGCTCTGGACATACCAGCGTGCCAGCGATGCCCCCAAGCGAGAG GTGCAGCTGGACGAGCGGGTGGTGCGGACGGAGCGGGGCATCCTGCTCCGCAGCGTGCAGCGCGCTGATGCCGGCCTCTACCTCTGCCACGCCACCGAGCACGGCTTCacccagcccttgctgcagctctTGCTGGAGGTGATCAGCGCCCAGCAGGCCCCAGGGCTGGCATCCGCCGGTGCCACCGACCCTGCGGGGCCACCCGGCCGCAAGGTCTGGTACCAGGACTTCCTCCAGCTGGTGGACCACCCGCCCCTGGGGGCCATGGACAAGGCGTGCGAGCGGCTCTGGAGCCGTGGGAGCCCCCTGGCCCGGAGGaggcccctgctgccccctccgCTGAGCGCCAAGGCCAGGCCCCCCAAGTGGAGGCAGGGCGAGGAGCCGCGCAAAGCCCGCAGCCGGCGCACGCATGAGGCGCCGCGGGCCGAACGGGGCCCCCGCAACGCGTCGCCCTGGTGA
- the SEMA3B gene encoding semaphorin-3B isoform X2: MSLADLSQGERIGGLHVSRAGCYKHPPSLLQIYWPAPVEWREECNWAGKDINTECMNFVKILHSFNRTHLYACGTGAFHPTCAFVEVGQHTEDSVFKLDLRRAEDGKGKSPYDPRHAAASVLVGEELYSGVATDLMGRDFTIFRSLGSRPSIRTEQHDSRWLNEPKFVDVFWVPESENPDDDKIYFFFRETAVERQQGLGKTSFARIGQICRNDVGGQRSLVNKWTTFLKARLVCSVPGTDGADTHFDELRDVFLLQTRDKRNPLVYAIFSTSSSVFQGSAVCVYTMADIRRAFLGPFAHKEGPNYQWVSYQARVPYPRPGMCPSKTFGTFSSTKDFPDEVIQFARHHPLMYNPVLPHGQRPLFLQANTPHTFTRIAVDRVTAADGHYDVLFIGTDVGTVLKVVSVPKESWHNMEELLLEELQIFQDSSPITSLQISSKRQQLYTGSATAVAQLPLHRCSIYGKACAECCLARDPYCAWDGNSCTRYVPNTKRRFRRQDVRNGDPNMLCSEDPQLGSVPQKKLYGVEGSSAFLECVPKSLQARVLWTYQRASDAPKREVQLDERVVRTERGILLRSVQRADAGLYLCHATEHGFTQPLLQLLLEVISAQQAPGLASAGATDPAGPPGRKVWYQDFLQLVDHPPLGAMDKACERLWSRGSPLARRRPLLPPPLSAKARPPKWRQGEEPRKARSRRTHEAPRAERGPRNASPW, from the exons ATGAGTTTGGCAGATCTTAGCCAGGGTGAGAGGATTGGGGGGCTGCATGTCTCCAGAGCTGGGTGTTATAAGCATCCTCCCTCTCTCCTGCAGATCTACTGGCCAGCGCCTGTGGAGTGGAGGGAAGAGTGTAACTGGGCCGGCAAGGACATCAAT accGAGTGCATGAACTTCGTGAAGATCCTGCACTCCTTCAACCGGACCCATCTGTATGCCTGTGGCACGGGTGCCTTCCACCCCACCTGTGCTTTTGTGGAGGTCGGCCAGCACACAGAG GACTCTGTCTTCAAACTGGACCTGCGGCGTGCTGAGGATGGCAAGGGGAAGAGTCCGTATGACCCTCGGCATGCAGCTGCCTCCGTTCTAGTGG GTGAGGAGCTCTACTCCGGGGTGGCCACCGATCTGATGGGTCGTGACTTTACCATCTTCCGCAGCCTGGGCTCGCGCCCATCCATCCGCACCGAGCAGCACGACTCCCGCTGGCTCAACG AGCCCAAGTTCGTAGATGTTTTTTGGGTGCCTGAGAGCGAGAACCCTGATGATGACAAGATCTACTTCTTCTTCCGCGAGACGGCAGTGGAaaggcagcaggggctgggcaagACCAGCTTTGCCCGCATTGGCCAGATCTGCAGG AATGACGTGGGTGGGCAGCGGAGCCTGGTGAACAAGTGGACGACGTTCCTGAAGGCCCGACTGGTGTGCTCTGTGCCAGGCACTGATGGTGCAGACACCCACTTCGACGAGCTCC GTGACGTCTTCCTGCTGCAAACAAGGGACAAGCGCAACCCCCTGGTCTATGCCATCTTCTCTACCTCCAG CTCCGTTTTCCAGGGCTCAGCCGTCTGTGTCTATACCATGGCTGACATCCGCCGGGCTTTCCTGGGGCCCTTTGCGCACAAAGAGGGCCCCAACTACCAGTGGGTGTCGTACCAGGCTCGTGTGCCGTACCCCCGCCCGGGTATG TGCCCTAGCAAAACATTCGGCACCTTCAGCTCCACCAAGGACTTCCCGGATGAGGTGATCCAGTTCGCCCGGCACCATCCACTCATGTACAACCCGGTGCTACCTCACGGCCAGCGCCCCCTCTTCCTCCAGGCCAACACGCCCCACACTTTCACCCGCATCGCTGTGGACCGGGTCACAGCTGCTGATGGCCACTACGACGTCCTCTTCATTGGCACAG ATGTGGGAACGGTGCTGAAGGTGGTCTCGGTGCCCAAGGAGAGCTGGCACAACATGGAGGAATTGCTGCTGGAGGAGCTTCAGATCTTCCAG GACTCATCCCCTATCACCAGCCTGCAGATCTCCTCAAAGCGG CAACAGCTCTACACTGGCTCAGCCACAGCTgtggcccagctgcccctgcaccgctgCAGCATCTATGGCAAAGCCTGCGCAGAGTGCTGTCTGGCCCGGGACCCCTACTGCGCATGGGACGGCAACTCCTGCACCCGCTACGTGCCCAACACCAAAAG GCGTTTCCGCCGGCAGGACGTCCGCAACGGTGACCCCAACATGCTCTGCTCTGAAG ATCCCCAGCTGGGCAGCGTGCCCCAGAAGAAGCTGTATGGGGTAGAGGGCAGTAGTGCCTTCCTGGAGTGTGTGCCCAAGTCCCTGCAAGCCCGAGTGCTCTGGACATACCAGCGTGCCAGCGATGCCCCCAAGCGAGAG GTGCAGCTGGACGAGCGGGTGGTGCGGACGGAGCGGGGCATCCTGCTCCGCAGCGTGCAGCGCGCTGATGCCGGCCTCTACCTCTGCCACGCCACCGAGCACGGCTTCacccagcccttgctgcagctctTGCTGGAGGTGATCAGCGCCCAGCAGGCCCCAGGGCTGGCATCCGCCGGTGCCACCGACCCTGCGGGGCCACCCGGCCGCAAGGTCTGGTACCAGGACTTCCTCCAGCTGGTGGACCACCCGCCCCTGGGGGCCATGGACAAGGCGTGCGAGCGGCTCTGGAGCCGTGGGAGCCCCCTGGCCCGGAGGaggcccctgctgccccctccgCTGAGCGCCAAGGCCAGGCCCCCCAAGTGGAGGCAGGGCGAGGAGCCGCGCAAAGCCCGCAGCCGGCGCACGCATGAGGCGCCGCGGGCCGAACGGGGCCCCCGCAACGCGTCGCCCTGGTGA